ATGTAGACGAAGGGAGAGCCGCTGATGTACGCGAACATCCCCGCCTGCGCGAGCGCCGCCGCCAGGGCGTTGCCCATGAAGTCCGGGGCCCGCGCGATGCGCGCCATGGCCTGGAACGGCTGGGACCTTCCGCGCCCCGCTGGCGCCGTCTCCGGGAGGATGGCGAACACCGCCCCCAGCGCGAGGACGCCGATGACCGCGTGGCTTCCGAAGATGGCGCGCCACCCGGCCACGCGCAGCACCCAGCCGCCCAGCAGCGGCGCCAGGATGGGCGCGAGCCCCATCACCAACACCAGCCGCGACATCATCCGCGCCGCCGCCGCCCCTGAGTGCAGGTCCCTCACGACGGCCCTGGACGTCACCATCCCCACCGAGCCGCCCAGCGCCTGCACGAACCGGCACCCCGCCAGCACCCCCGCGGAGGGAGCGAGCGCGCAGCCCAGCGACCCCAGCACGTACAGCAGCAGGCCCACGTAGAGCGGCTTCGTGCGGCCGAACCGGTCGCTCACCGGGCCCGCGAAGAGCTGCCCCACCGCGAGCCCCGCGAAGAACGTCGCCAGCGTGCGCTCCACCTCGCCCGCGCTCGCGCGCAGCGACTCGCCGATGGATGGGAACGCCGGCAGGTACATGTCGATGGACAGCGGCCCGAACGCGATGAGCGCGCCCAGCAGGAGGATCAACCGGGCGCCCTCCGTGGAGCGGAACGGTTTGGGCGTGGCGGTCGTCATCGGGCGGTCCTTGGCTTCGGCTGCTTCCGGGCGCGGGCCGGGGGTTCGCTCGGGACGATGAGCGCGCGGATGAGCTGGCGCAGGACGGCCGCGTCCTCGCCGGGGGCATAGGTGGCGCCGCCCACGTGGGCGTTGAAGCAGCGGGCCTCCAGCGCGCCGCAGAGGGCCTCGGCCACGACCTTCGGCGCGGCCAGTTCCACCCGTCTGGAGCGCTTCGCCCGGGTGAGCCACACGGTCAGTCCCTCGCGCAGCGCCACGGGCGGTGGCGTCTTCGCCCGGAGGGCCCGCGCTCCGCCCAGCTCCGAGTAGTGGAGCACGAACAGCCACGGCACCAGCCGGCGCAGGAAGTCCCGGTGGTGCAGCAGCGCCTCCAGGAGCTGGTCCTCCACGGAGGTGTCCGGGCGCGGGCCCGGCTCCAGCAGCGCCAGCGCGGTGGGGGGCATGGGCCGGAGCGCTCGCAACATCAGCGCCTCCTTCGTGCCCACCCGGTGCAGCAGCGCCGCCTGGGAGATGCCCAGCCGCTTCGCGATGTCCTGCAACGGCGCCGACGGGCCCTGCGCCAGGAACACGGCGCGGGCGGCCTCATCAATCTCCGGGTCGAGGACTCGCTGGGGACGGGACATGGGCGGACGGGGTTAGTTACTGACGGGTAGGTAATGAATCCACGCCGTCCGCGCAAGCGGCTTCGGGGCCTGGCCGCTCCTGTTTCTTTCAGGGGTTCGGGGGTGGCATGCCGACGCGGGACGGTGGTGACAGACGCCGCGAGCGTCCGTCGCCACCCGGTCCGCGAACGGTCAGATGCGGCCGGCCCGGAGCTCGCCCACCAGGTGCGCGCAGGCCCGCACGGTGAGGGCCATCATGGTCAGGGTGGGGTTCTGGGGGCCCTGTGACGGGAAGCAGGAGCCGTCCATGACGTAGAGGTTGGGCACGTCCCAGCTCTGGTTGTAGGGGTTGAGCACGGACGTCTTGGGGTCCCTGCCCATGCGCGCGGTGCCCACCTCGTGGATGGCCATGCCCGGCGTGGAGAGCGTCTTGTTGATCTTCTCCACCGTGCAGCCGGCCTCCTCCAGCATCTCCTGGCACGAGGTGGCCGCGTCCTCCGTCATCTTCAGCTCGTTGTCGGAGTGACGGCACTCGATGTGCGCCGCGGGGATGCCCCAGCGGTCCTTCACCGTGGCGCTCAGCGTGACGCGGTTCTCCGGACGCGGGAGCATCTCCCCGAAGGGCACCAGGTGCATCTGGTCATCGAACGTGAACACCTGCACGCCGTAGCCGCGCGCGAAGGATGGGTCTCGCTCGGTGACGTTGCGGAACTGGGGGATGTACGCCCAGCCGTGCTCCTTCTGCTGCAGGTGCGAGGGCAGGCCCATGCGCGCCTCGATGCCCTGCAGATACATGTGGTCCATCAGGTGCCGGCCCACCAGCCCGGAGCTGTTCGCCAGCCCGTCCGGGAACGCCCGGTTTCGCGAGTGCAACAGCAACCGCGTGGATTCAATGGTGCCCGCGGACACGACCACCACCTTCGCGTGGACCTGCTCGGAGGTGCCGGTGTTCGCGTCGATGAAGGACACGCCCGTCACCCGGCCCGTGTTCGGGTCGTGGAGGACGTGGCTGGCGATGGCGTGCGAGCGCAGCGTCAGCCGGCCCGTCTTCTGCGCCGCGGGCAGCGTCACCGGCGCGTTCGCGGTCCGCCGGGCGACGACGTGGCGCTGGGGCCAGCGGGCCTTCACCTTCTCGCGCAGGCGGACCTCTCCGGGCGACAGCGGCGCGGGGCCGGAGAAGACGGAGTCCGGCAGCGTGTCCACGCCATCCGAGTTGCCGCGCAATCCCATCCACCGCTCGACGATTTCGTAGGATGGCGCCAGCTCCGCCAGCGACAGCGGCCAGTCCGGGCTGAGCCCATCCAGGCTGCCCGCGTGGAAGTTGAAGTCGGACAGCCGGTAGAACTGGCGGCCGTGGCTCTTCACGCTGGTCCGGCCGCCCACCTGCCGCGCGCGGATCCACGCGAACGGCGCGTCGTCCGGCGTGGTGTAGGGATTGTCCACGTCATCCACGAAGGCGTGCGGATGGAAGGGCCACGCGAAGCTCGTCGACTGCACGGACTGACGCGCCGTGCGACCCGCGTCCGACTCGATGCGGTAGCCCAACAGCTTCTGCTTCACGCGGTGCATCACGTGCAGCGCCTGGTCCGCCCGCGCGCTCCGGCCCGCCTCGAGCACCAGCACCCGCAGGCCCGCTTCCGTGAGTTGCTTGGCCGCCCAACCGCCGCAGGCACCCGAGCCCACCACCACCGCGTCATAGACGGTCTTCGACGTCTTCATGCCTGCTCACCTGGACGGTATTTCCGCCGCCGCTGACAAAGTATGTCTAAACTGTAAACCAGGAACCTGTTGGTGCCTATAGGGTGTAAGGGGCTGAAAGGTGCCAACACAAGCCTGGGCCGGTGGCTTCCGCCTCCGGGGCAGGTGGCTTTCTGTCGGAGAGGGTCGGACATGGCCGGTGTGCTGAGGCGGATTCGGTGGAGGCGGGTGCTGGGGGCGTTGGTGTTGCCGTGCGTGCTGGTGGCGTTGGGGCTGGCGGGCCGCGCGGCGTGGCGCTCGGAGCAGTACTTCCACTACCCGAGGCCGGCGGCGGTGCTGCCGGCGGACCTCGCCTCCGCGCGCGAGGTGACGCTGCGCACGGAGGACGGGGTGGAGCTGCGTGGCTGGTACGTGCCGTCGCGGAACAAGGCGGCGTGGGTGCTGGCGCATGGGCTGTCGCAGACGCGCATGGACCTGCTGCCGGAGGCGCGGGCGCTGCGCGACGCGGGGTATGGCGTGCTGCTGTTCGACCTGCGCGCGCATGGGCAGAGCGGGGGCGAGACGTCCACCTGGGGTGACCTGGAGCGCCGGGATGTGCGCGCGGCGCTGGAGTTCGTGCGGACCCAGCCGGAGGTGGACCCCGCGCGGGTGGGGGCGCTGGGGTTCTCCATTGGCTCGGCGGCGGTGGCGGAGGTGGCGGCGAAGGATCCGAAGGTGGCGGCGGTGGTGCTGCTGTCGCCGTTCAACACGCTGTGGCTGGCGGCGGCGTATGACTTCCGGCGCTTCGGCGTGGTGACGCAGACGGGGGCGCTGGTGCCCTTCTGGCGGAGGGGCATCGCGCTGGAGGAGGTGCGCACGATTGACGCGGTGGATCGGATCCAACCCCGGCCCCTGTTCATCGTCGCGGGGACGGAGGAGTCCGGGCAGCCGCTGCTGGATGAGTTGTTCGCGCACGTCGCGCCAGCGGCCCAGACGTGGCGCATCCCGGGGGCGTCCCACGGGAACTTCGCCGCGACGGCGCCGGAGGAGTATCCGCGCAGGCTGAGGGAGTTCGCGGACGCGGCGCTGAAGCCCGTGCCTGTCGCGCAGCCGGTGGTGGAGGTGCCGGCGGCGGAGAAGAAGGCTCCGGCGAAGAAGCCTTCACGGCGGACGAAGACGGGGGCGCGCTGAAGCTCACCGGAGGGACCCGGCGCACGCTCCCGGGGGGATGTGGCGTGGCCTGCGACTTCTTGGAGGGTCGGTCCTTGGGCCGCGGGCTCGGAGGCTCGCGCGCCGCACCCAGACGGGGGTCGCGGCTTCGCGCTTCGTGAAGCGGGCCCACCCGTGGGTCGTAGGCCCGGAGCCTCGCGCTAACTCGGAGCGGGTGTCGCGTCTTCGAGCTTCGCGAGCTGGTCCAGATACATGCGGCCCTTCACGGGGTCCGTCATGTGGAGGAAGGCCGCCATGCCCTTGAGCTGCTCCAGCGACTCACCCTCGCGGCCCGGCTTGCCCTTCTGCCGGTTGTGGATGGCCGCGCGCAGGCGGCGCACCACGTCGCGGGGGACTCGCGCGGCGGGCGTGCCTTCCTTCGCCTCATTCACCACGAGCCCCGTCACGCGCTGACGGCTGCCCTTGCGGGCCACGCGCGTCTTGTCCGGGTGCACCGTGAAGCCCTCCGCCTCCACCACGTCCTTCACCCGCGCGAGCAGCACCGCCACCGGAGCGCCCTGGGCCCGGCGCGCCTTGGGTGCCTTCGCCTTCGTCCAGGAGAACGTCAGGTCGTCCGCGTAGCGCGTGTACGTGAAGCCCAGCTTGCGCGACAGCGCCGACAGCCGCTTGTCCATCCGCAGGCACAGCGCGTTGGTGATGCCCGGGGAGGTGGGCGCGCCCTGCGGCAGCGCTCGGGGGCCCTTCGCCACGTGCAGCGTCTTGCCCCGGAAGGAGAGCAGCTCGCGCGGCGCCTCGGTGGACATCAGCGCCAGCAGCGTGGACGTGCCCTCCGGCAGGCCGCCCTTGCGCAGCAGGCCCTTCACGCGCCGCCACGTCACGGTGGGGAAGAAGTCCTTCAGGTCCACCTTCACCACCACGTCCGCGCCCTGGTGCGCCAGCGCGTTGGTGAGGATGGAGCGCCCCGCCACGAAGCCGTGCGCCGCGCCGTGCACCGGCAGCCGCTCCACGACGTTGGAGAGCACCCAGCGCTGCGCTTCCTTCAGCTCCGGCTTGGGCGAGGTGATGGTGCGCTCGCCGCCCGTGCGCTTGGGGATGCGCCAGCTCACGTAGTTGGAGCCCGTGTCCACGTCGCGGTGGAACGCGAAGCCGCGCAGCTTGGACACGCTCAGGCCCAGCGCCTTCGCCAGCTCCTCCGCCGTGTTCAGCGTCGGCAGGCCGTTCTGGCGCGCGCGCTCCTCGCGGTGCTCCAGGTCGAACTTGTCCGGGCCGGCGTCCTCGCGCCAGTGGATGCCCACGCCCAGGTGGTTCACGTGCGTGGCCTTCCACGCCTCGTGGGCCTGGCGCTCCAGCGCGCGGCGCTCCACGGCCTCCGCCTTCTTCTTCTCCTTCCAGGCCGTCTTCTCCTTCTCCTTCAGGGAGGAGAAGTCGACCTCGTCCGCGAGCGCGCCCTTCGCCACGAGCTGCGCGCGCACCCACTCCTCGGTGCCGCCAGCGTCGGTGATGGCCTTCCAGCGCGTGAGCAGGACGTCGTGCGCGGCCTTGCGGGCCTCTCGCTTCGACGCGGTGTTGGGGGCGGCGGGCGCGACTTCGGGCGCTGCCTGCGGCGGGGCGGCGGGGACGAACGACTCCAGCTTGGCGGTCATCGAGGCACCTTCGACGGGCGCGGCGGCTCAGGAGGGGCGACGGACGGAATCGAGCGGTCGAGGGAGGCCAGGAAGGCACCACCAGCTCACCTGGGGCACGGTAGCCTCACCGGCTCTCCCCTCCCGAGCACTACCGTCGGGGTGGGAAAACGGCGGTTGCGTCGTTGGTTCCGCTTCCCGCCCCGACGGTAGTGCTCGGGAGGGAGAGAGCCAAGAACAGGCTACCTTGCGGAGAGTGTCCAGCATTCCAACCAGAGCGGCGCAACGCCGCTCCCGCGCTCGAGGCGCTGAGGCTGATGCGGTCCAGACCTCTCTCGACCACTCGCAATTCGTGTTTCGTCCGTCGCACCCATCCTTCCAGCCGCCCCGTCGGCGGCCGGGCCGTTGTTAGAGGGTTTACACCAGAGTCGAGGCCGCGTCGATGTAGCCGTCCGCGGTCAATTTCTCCAAACGGCTGAAGTACGCCGTCCGGGCTTCCGTGTCCGAGTCGAACCACAGGCGCTGGTGGCGCGAATCGCCCAGGCGCGGGCCCCACGTGAGGGCCACCACCTTGCCGTCCAGCGAGACGCGGTACACCTGCTCCAGCCCCGTCGCCGGGTCGCGGCGCACGTACGCCCGCGTCTCGGCGCGGATGAGCTTGCGGCCCTCCGGCGTCTGCCGCAGCGCCTCCTCCTCCACGCGGCGGCGCGCGTACACCAGGCGCAGCGCGAGCATGTGCTCGCAGGGGCCTTCGCGCAGCCCGGAGCGGCGGAAGTGCGGGCAGCCGCAGCCCGCGTCCTTCACGCGGCCCTCCAGGTCCAGCGTGAAGCTGGGGAAGAAGCTGCGCACCGCCTCGCGGTCCACCACCTCGCCCTGGATGCGCATGCCCTCGCCCACCAGGTCGTGCACCTGGGTGAGCTTCACTTCGCCCGCGCCCGGGCCGCCGTCGCCCAGCAGGCGGTGGGCGCGCGCCTCACGCTCGTTGCCGTAGCGCAGCGCGGCCTCGTCCACCGGGGTGGGCATCAGCTCGCGTGGGCGGTAGGTGCCGCGCGCCACGTCGAAGAGGACGCGGCCCCGCAGGCACTCCAACTGGAGCGCGGCCCGCACCTGGTCCTTCGGCGCCCCGGCGTCCTTCGCCAGCACGTCGAACCCGAGCGGGCCGTCCTTGCGCAGGCGCAGGCGCAGCGCCTCCGCCAGGCCCTCCGGCACGTCGCGCGGCATCAGCGAGTCGAAGGCGGCGGCGCTGGACCAGCCGCTCTCCGTCCAGCCCGTGAGTCCCAGCGTCAGCGTGGCGTGGCCCAGGTCGATGACCCAGAACACCGGCAGGCCCGGCCCCAGCAACTGCACGTGCACGCTCTTCGCGTGGGGCAGCAGGCGCGCGAGCGCGGCGAGGCGCTGACGCCCGAAGGTGCGCACCACCGCCGGCGCGCTGCCGGTGTACGCGCCGCCGTGGCACTCCAGCACCTGCTCCCAGGGCTCCAGCACCAGCCGGGGCGGGGCGCCGGGGACCAGCTCGAAGCGCAGCGCGCGGGGCGCCTTCTTCGAACGGCGCGTGCGCAGCGCGAAGAGCAGGTTGTAGAGGTCGATGGGCGCGATGGAGCAGGTCGTCGCCGGCAGCGTCGCCGCCGACTGCACCTGGAGGAAGCCGCGCAGCCACGCGTGGGGCACCTCCACCGTGCGCGGCGCGCGGGGCTCCGCGGCGGCCGCCTTCGCGGACGGGGCGACGTGGGCCTCCAGCGCCACCGGGGCGTAGGCGCGCAGGCGGTCCAGCCGGGCGGGCAGCTCCGGCGGGACGTCCAGGAAGGTGGAGCCGTGCGCGGCCTCGCGCTTGTCGAAGAGGCTGTTGTCGAAGGCCAGGCGCGCGTAGGCGCTCTCGTCTCGGGAGAAGACCTCCAGGGACACCTGGTCCGGATCCACCGTGAGCACGGGGTCCAGCACCGCGTCCTTCTTCTCCTCGCCCTCCAGCGCGCTGTCGAGGAAGGCCTTCTGGGCCTCCCAGATTTGGGCGCTGGCGCGCTTGCCCTGCTTCATCAGGTACGCGAGGTACGCGGTGCGGTCGCGGCCCCGGTAGCGCAGGTCGCTGGACAGCACGGCGAAGGCGGCGGCCAGCGCGTCGCGGAAGAGGGTGGGGTCCTTCACCTGTCCGCTGACGCCCACGGTGCCGCGCGACCCCTCCAGGGCCAGCTGCACGCGCGAGGCGTCCGGCGTGACGACCACGTCGCTCTGCGCCGTGTAGCTCAGCGCGACGGGATGACGTGCGGTTGCGGTGCTCACTGTTGACCTTCCTTCCGGGCGCGCTCAGCGGCCCGGCGTGCACGTTTGTGGGCGCGGTAGGCCGCCTTGCGCAGCTCCACCGATTGCGACTTGTCGAAGGCCGCCGTCTTCAGCAGCGCCGCGGCCTCGTCACCGCCCAGCCGTCCCAGCGCGGCCCACGCGTCCTGGCGAATCTCCGGCTTCGCGTCGGCGGCCACGGGCTTGAGCGGCTCCAGGTCCTTCTTCGCGAGCAGCGCGGGCACCGCGAGCCTGCGGGCCTCGCTGGCCGTGAGGGCGCCCGGCGCCACCTGCGCGCCCGTGGGCCCCAGCGCCACCGGGTCGAAGGGCTTCACCTCCAGCGCCCACGCGGAGGCCTGACCGGGCACCAGCGCGGCCAGCACCGCCGCGGCGGCGGAGCGCACGGCGGCGTCCGGGTCCCCGAGCGCGGTGCGCAGCGCCGGGGCCTCGCCCGTCGCCTTCATCCGTCCCAGCACCCGCGCCGCCTCCTGGCGCACGGCCGCGGGGGCGTGGGCTTCGCCCTGGCGGAGCAGCTCCGAGGACGTCGCCACCAGCTCCTTCGCGCCCAGCCGCGAGCCCGCCCAGAGCAGCCGCTCCCACGCGGCGGCCAGCGGCTCGCGCTTCGGCTGCGGCGTGGTGGCCCAGGCGGTGGCGGTGCGCCGCTCCGCGGCCACGACCGCGCGAACGAGGCCCGTGGTGTCCACGGCGCCCGCGTCCCGCGCATCACCCGTCCAGGTGCCCACGAGCCGCGCGGCCTCCTCGCGGGCCTCCGGCTTGTCGTGGCCGAACAGGGCGATGACCTCCGGCAGGGGCAGCGCGCCCCTCCGGGCCAGACCCCGCCGCAGCCGGAGCCGCAGCTCCGCGTTCTCCAGCGTGGCCAGCCGGGGCACGAGCAGCGCCGGGTCGCCTTCGCTGGCGAGGTAGGTGGCGGCGGGCTCGGAGATGTCCTCGTGCTCGCTCTGCACCGCCAGGAACTCCACCCGCGTGCGCTCCTTCGGGAAGAGCACGTCCAGCGCCTTGCGCGCGACCTCGCGCAGGTCGTCGTCCTCATCGTTCAGCGCGGCGGCCAGCGCGGCCTCGGCGGCCGGGTCCCCGAACTTGCCCAGCTCCTCCGCCACCGTGCGGCGCACGTCGTCGTCCGTCTCGATGTCGGCGAGCAGCGCCTCCAGCTTCACCCGGGCGCGCTCTCCGCCCAGGGCGCGCAGGCCGCGCACGGCGGCCTGCTGGCGCCGGAAGTGGTTGCCCTCGACGGCGGTGGCTTCCACCTTCTCCTCGACGCGGCGGCGCTCTTCACCCTCGGGCATCCGGTGGGCGAGCCGGCCCAGCGCCTCGATGGCGGCCTGCACCATGTCCTCTTCCGCGGGAGCGTCCGGGGTGCCGCCGTTGGCCACCGTCTCCAGCTCGGAGAGCGCGCGCACGTCACCCAGGGTGCCCAGCGCGAGCAGGGCCCGGCCGCGCTCGTGCGGCTCACCGGCGCGCGCGTACAGCAGCAGGGGGCGCAGGGCGCTGACGCCGCGCCGGTGCGCGACGCCTTCCGCCGCGGGCAGCATCAGCTCACGGGCCCCGGCGCGGAGGATCTCCTCCAGCGGCTCCACGGCCGCGCCCTGCTCCACCACGCGCTTCGAGTAGCGCTCCACCGCCTCCGCGCGCACGGTGACGTCGCGGTCGGTGAAGAGCTGCACGAGCAGCGCGTCCTGGCCTTCGTTCTTGCCGTGCTCCAGCTCCGCGGCGGCGGCCTTGCGGACCTCGGGGTCCTGGCTCCGCACCGCCACGCGCAGGAAGCGCACCGCGAGCGCCGCGTCGCGCTTCTTCAGCTCGCGCTCGCGCTCCTTGAGCTTCTCCTGCTCCGGCGGCCAGGTGAGCTGCATCGCGGCCGTCACGCAGGCGAGGCGCACGCTGGGGGCTTCGTCCTCCACGCTCTGGCGCGCGAGCACATCCAGCGCGTCCGCGCGGCGGGTGCGGCCCAGCGCGGCCACCAGCTTCGTGCGCTCGGGAATCTCCGTCGCCACCGTCAGGCGCTGGGCGAGCGCGGCCACGGCGGCGGACGTCCCCAGCCGCGCCAGGGCCTCCTGCGCCCGGCGCGCCACGGCCACCGTCTCCGAGCGCAGGAAGGTGCCCAGCACCTCCACCGCCCGGTCATCGCCGCGGAACGCGAGCAGCTCCGCGGCGCGCAGCCGCAGGTCCTCGTGCTCGCTGCCCATCGCGCGGCCCAGGGCCTCGGTGACGCGCGAGTCGTTGGCGCCCGCCAGCCGCTCGATGACCCCCACGCGCAGGTCCGCGTGCTCGCTGCCCAGCGCGGCCAGCAGCGGCTCCAGGCTGCCCGGCGGGCTCAGCTTCTCCAGCAGCTCGAAGGCGGACTTGCGCACCTCCGGCAGCGGCGAGTTCAGCGCCGCGGTCAAGCGCGGACGGGCCGCGTCGCCCCGCTCCGCCAGCTCCTCCAGGGCCGCGCGCGCCACGTCCTGCGCCAGCGAGGCCAGGGCCAGCGCCAGCGGCTCGTCGCTGCCGGCGGGGTACAGCTCCTTGAGGCCCGTGAGCGCGGCCCTGCGCACCAGCTGGTGCGGATCCTCCAGCGCGCGCAGGAGGGCGGCCACCGCGGCGGACGTGCCCGCGTAGCCTTCCTGGGTGAGCTTCACCACGCGGTCCACGGCGTCGCGGCGGACGCGGTGGCCTTCCTCGTCGCCCGCGGACACCTGCCGCAGCAGGCCCACGTAGGCGCCGAACGCCAGCCGGCGCAGGTGCTGCCGCTCCGCCTGCGTCGCCGCCTCCTGCGTCGCCGTGCCCTCGGCGGTTCCTTCCGAAGGCTTCACCGCGGAGAAGAGGCGGCGCAGCCAGCTCTTGCCCGTGGCGGACGCCGTGCCCTGCTTCTCCGGGGTGGACGGCTGCATCACGTGCGCGGCGCCTTCGGCCGTCTCGGGCTTCCAGGGCGCTTGCAGCGTGCGGGGGCGCGCGACCTTCTGCGCCTCGCGGAAGTAGTCCAGGGGCTTGTTGCGAAGCAGCAGCACCTGGGCCGCCGCGTAGCGCTGCTCCGGCTGTCCGCTGGAGAGCGCCTCCGCGAGCCCGACCATGCGCTTCGCCCGGTCGTCCTCCGCGGGCCAGTCCTTCATGTCGCCGGCCTTCTCCGGGCGCGGCGGCAGCAGCACCTCCACCAGGTGCGCGCGGTACGCCTCCGGCTCCGTGCGCAGCTCCAGCGTGCGCGCCGCGGCGTAGCGCACCTCCGGACGGCCGCTGGACAGCGCGCTCGTCAGCAGGTCCGGCGGCCCCCCCTCGCGGCTGGCGCGCAGGTCCCGCGCGAGCACGATGGCGAACACCATCTCCTGGACCTCGCGCGCGGAGTCCTCCAGGCCGTGCAGCAGGCCGCCGTCCCCTTCGGGTCCCAGCGCCGCGAAGGCGAGGATGGCGCCCAGGCGGATGGGGAGGTGCTCATGGCGCAGGTTGCCCGTGAGCACCGGCAGCGCGCGCACGTCGCCCAGGCGCGCCAGGCCGTCCGCGGCCCACGACCGCGCCGCGACCAGCGCATGGCCCAGCGCGTCCAGCAGCGCGCCCTCGTCGCCCCGGCGGCTCGCGGTGGCGAGGCCGCGCGCGCCCTGCTCCTGGAGCTCCGGCAGCTCGTGGGGCAGCAGCGTGGTGGCGTAGAAGCCCAGGAGGCGCCGCGAGCCCAGCGTGGCCAGCGCGCGCGCCGCGCGGATGCGCAGGGGGACGAGGAAGCCGGGCGGGTACATCCGCTCCAGGTCCTTGTCCGTGATGAGCCCGCGCAGGGGCTCGATGATGTCCTCCGCGCCGCGCGGGGCGAGCAGCTCCGCGGCCCGCACGCGCACCGGCAGCGTCGCCGCCGCGATGCCCGCGAGCAGCGGCCCGTTCTCCGCCGGGATGAGCTTGTCGAGCGCCTCCAGCGCCGCGACGGCCACCTCCAGGTGCTCGTCCTGCACGCGCTTGAGGAGCGCGGAGCGCAGGGGCTCCGCCGGGGCGTGCACGGCGCCCTTCGCGGCCCTCTCGCGCAGCGCGGGGTGCGTGGCGTTGAGCGCGGCCAGGTGCGGCTCCGGCTGCTCCTTGCCCGCGAGCTTCACCCACGCCTCGTACGCGGCGGTGGCGACGTTGACGTCGCGGTCCTCCACGGACTTCTTCAGGCGCTCCATCGCCCAGTCATCCGTGCCGCGCTGGGCGAGCACCTCCACCGCGCGGGTGCGCAGGTCCGGGAAGCGGCCCGCCAGCGCCCGGTCCAGCGCCTTCACCGGCTCCTGGTCGTTCCAGGCCCACAGCGTGCGGAAGGCCTCGCCGCGCACCTTGGCGGACTCGTCCTCCAGCGCGTCGCCCAGCAGGCCCTCCGCGCCCTCCGCCTTCGCGCCCAGCTTCACCAGCCGGTCCAGGCCGCGCACGCGCACGTCCTCGTGGCTGGAGCGCAGCGCGGCCTCCGCCGCGGACATGGGCGTGTCCGAGTCCAGCGCCACCACGGCGGACAGCGCCGCCGCGCGCACGTCCCCGTCCGCGTCGTCCAGCATCCACACCAGCCGCTCGCGGGCGCGCGGATCCTGCAGCGCCTGGAGCGCGCTGGCCGTCTCGCGGCGGATGGGGGCGTCGTCCTCGCGCGACAGCTGGAGCAGCGCGCCCAGCGCGCGTCCATCCCCCAGCTGCGCCAGCACGCGGGCCCCGCGCACCGCGGTGTCCGGCATGCGGCACGCCATGGCGGCCAGCAGCGGCTCCAGGTCGGCCTCCGTCAGCGCCGAGCCAGCGGAGGCCTTGCCGAAGAGCTGTTCGCGCGAGGCGGCCAGCTCCGCGTCGGTGGCGGACTTCGCCTCCGCGTCTCCGGACGCGCGCTTGGCCTGGAGGGTCAGCATGCGGGTCACTTCCCGCACCGTGCGAGCGAACTCCTCGTCCTTCGCCTCCAGCGTGGCGGCCAGCGCACGGCGCTCCAGCACGCGCACGGCGAAGGCCACGCGGCGCACGTCGCGGTCCGCGTCGTCCAGCGCGCGCGCCACCAGCGGCTGCAGGCGCGGGTCGGCCAGCAGACCCGCCCCCGACGCGCGCAGCAGCACCTCCACCTTGAGGGGCGCGGGACCACGCTCGAACGCGAGCTTCAGCGGCTCCGTGCTGCCCTTGGGGGACACCGTGGTGAGCGCGTCCAGCGCGGCCGTGCCCACGTCGTTCTGCGCGTCCGGCAGCTTCCCGGCGATGAGCCCCGGCACCAGCGGCGACGCGCTCCCCAGCTTCGCCAGACGGCGCAGGCCCTGCACGCGCATGTCCACGAAGCGCGAGTCCAGCGCCGCGCGGAACGCCGCGAGCGGCGACTCCGTCTCCAGCTTCT
This portion of the Corallococcus silvisoli genome encodes:
- a CDS encoding HEAT repeat domain-containing protein; protein product: MANLSIGNIEKVRALAANARLLIVGGTRAAPDSRLTAYEPGTNKVLWTSPLPSHVLGLALAGEQFAAAGADGTVRFGSLADGAVKFQLHGAHPGGCTAVAASPDGKVLYTAGVDGFVRAWDWDSTQKLKEWSASSLPLRAVAVDPTHTYVGCAGDDGVVRSFTVATGARRDMPGHEGAVRALAFTPRDGRLVSAGDDGKLRIWYLVGAVESEVRGDKDSGHAGSVLGLVFPPTPQAEAGEEPAERIASVGNDGKLKVWRLDERRKPRTFDLGVKATHAVAFGPPANPRQAKQLLGFLFVGGEDRKVTRVTLGVDGKPTDETQTYAHGFDVLSESLKAALPRREAAVKEAVALQEPEALEFVLGVLSSDKDAQARRLAATELGTHGRTAARAKLRERLNDDDKTVRAAALNALEKLETESPLAAFRAALDSRFVDMRVQGLRRLAKLGSASPLVPGLIAGKLPDAQNDVGTAALDALTTVSPKGSTEPLKLAFERGPAPLKVEVLLRASGAGLLADPRLQPLVARALDDADRDVRRVAFAVRVLERRALAATLEAKDEEFARTVREVTRMLTLQAKRASGDAEAKSATDAELAASREQLFGKASAGSALTEADLEPLLAAMACRMPDTAVRGARVLAQLGDGRALGALLQLSREDDAPIRRETASALQALQDPRARERLVWMLDDADGDVRAAALSAVVALDSDTPMSAAEAALRSSHEDVRVRGLDRLVKLGAKAEGAEGLLGDALEDESAKVRGEAFRTLWAWNDQEPVKALDRALAGRFPDLRTRAVEVLAQRGTDDWAMERLKKSVEDRDVNVATAAYEAWVKLAGKEQPEPHLAALNATHPALRERAAKGAVHAPAEPLRSALLKRVQDEHLEVAVAALEALDKLIPAENGPLLAGIAAATLPVRVRAAELLAPRGAEDIIEPLRGLITDKDLERMYPPGFLVPLRIRAARALATLGSRRLLGFYATTLLPHELPELQEQGARGLATASRRGDEGALLDALGHALVAARSWAADGLARLGDVRALPVLTGNLRHEHLPIRLGAILAFAALGPEGDGGLLHGLEDSAREVQEMVFAIVLARDLRASREGGPPDLLTSALSSGRPEVRYAAARTLELRTEPEAYRAHLVEVLLPPRPEKAGDMKDWPAEDDRAKRMVGLAEALSSGQPEQRYAAAQVLLLRNKPLDYFREAQKVARPRTLQAPWKPETAEGAAHVMQPSTPEKQGTASATGKSWLRRLFSAVKPSEGTAEGTATQEAATQAERQHLRRLAFGAYVGLLRQVSAGDEEGHRVRRDAVDRVVKLTQEGYAGTSAAVAALLRALEDPHQLVRRAALTGLKELYPAGSDEPLALALASLAQDVARAALEELAERGDAARPRLTAALNSPLPEVRKSAFELLEKLSPPGSLEPLLAALGSEHADLRVGVIERLAGANDSRVTEALGRAMGSEHEDLRLRAAELLAFRGDDRAVEVLGTFLRSETVAVARRAQEALARLGTSAAVAALAQRLTVATEIPERTKLVAALGRTRRADALDVLARQSVEDEAPSVRLACVTAAMQLTWPPEQEKLKERERELKKRDAALAVRFLRVAVRSQDPEVRKAAAAELEHGKNEGQDALLVQLFTDRDVTVRAEAVERYSKRVVEQGAAVEPLEEILRAGARELMLPAAEGVAHRRGVSALRPLLLYARAGEPHERGRALLALGTLGDVRALSELETVANGGTPDAPAEEDMVQAAIEALGRLAHRMPEGEERRRVEEKVEATAVEGNHFRRQQAAVRGLRALGGERARVKLEALLADIETDDDVRRTVAEELGKFGDPAAEAALAAALNDEDDDLREVARKALDVLFPKERTRVEFLAVQSEHEDISEPAATYLASEGDPALLVPRLATLENAELRLRLRRGLARRGALPLPEVIALFGHDKPEAREEAARLVGTWTGDARDAGAVDTTGLVRAVVAAERRTATAWATTPQPKREPLAAAWERLLWAGSRLGAKELVATSSELLRQGEAHAPAAVRQEAARVLGRMKATGEAPALRTALGDPDAAVRSAAAAVLAALVPGQASAWALEVKPFDPVALGPTGAQVAPGALTASEARRLAVPALLAKKDLEPLKPVAADAKPEIRQDAWAALGRLGGDEAAALLKTAAFDKSQSVELRKAAYRAHKRARRAAERARKEGQQ